The following coding sequences are from one Oceanispirochaeta sp. window:
- the ftsH gene encoding ATP-dependent zinc metalloprotease FtsH → MPQDDKNNNEDFNFNFNNNRTSLIFLGILTLFFMFYISFSNQTELNEIPYSKFLQYVNNGMIYDVQILDQSEILGRYVNTTDSEKSGLSFKTTIPYYDENLMGLLIDKGVSIKGGGRTVSPAVVILQMLPWVVSFLFIWWMFKSLQGGGSKAFSFGKSKAKRYDLGKDSITFEDVAGLEESKYELMEVVDFLKHPEKFTNIGAKIPKGVLLVGNPGTGKTMLAKAVAGEAAVPFFHMSGSDFVEMFVGVGASRVRDLFEQGRKNAPCILFIDEIDAVGRTRGAGYGGGHDEREQTLNQLLVEMDGFNTESAVIIIAATNRPDVLDPALLRPGRFDRQVVVDMPDVKERESIIKIHARRICLSPDVDLLVVARATPGSSGANLANLVNEAALFAARRGSKVVEHQDFEEARDKVMMGVARKSRIMTAHEREMTAYHEAGHTLLHYFLEFADPVHKVTIIPRGRSLGVTFSLPEQDQFSISRSWIEDRICICYGGYVAEEIIYHVTTTGAKNDIDQATALAKKMVCEWGMSSKIGPIALGNDDEPIFIGKEIAQHKDYSDETASLIDSEVRRILNVNLGRARTVIQENKNKLETITRNLLEEETLDDRQIRKLLGPEFTKNEA, encoded by the coding sequence ATGCCCCAGGATGATAAAAATAACAACGAAGACTTTAATTTCAATTTTAATAATAACAGAACATCGCTGATATTTCTGGGCATTCTGACTCTGTTCTTCATGTTTTACATCTCTTTCTCTAATCAGACCGAGTTGAATGAAATCCCTTATTCCAAGTTCCTTCAATATGTAAATAATGGCATGATCTATGATGTTCAGATTCTGGATCAGAGTGAGATTCTCGGACGATATGTCAATACCACTGATTCAGAGAAAAGCGGTCTTTCCTTTAAGACAACAATACCCTATTACGATGAGAATCTGATGGGCCTTCTTATCGATAAAGGGGTCAGCATCAAAGGGGGAGGCAGGACTGTTTCCCCGGCTGTTGTCATTTTACAGATGCTGCCCTGGGTCGTCAGTTTTCTTTTTATCTGGTGGATGTTCAAGAGTCTTCAGGGAGGCGGTTCTAAGGCCTTCAGCTTCGGAAAGAGCAAGGCGAAACGCTATGATCTGGGAAAAGATAGTATTACCTTTGAAGATGTTGCCGGTCTGGAAGAGTCTAAATATGAACTCATGGAAGTTGTTGATTTTCTCAAGCATCCAGAAAAATTTACGAATATCGGAGCTAAAATTCCCAAGGGAGTTCTCCTCGTCGGTAATCCCGGTACGGGGAAGACAATGCTTGCCAAGGCCGTGGCCGGAGAAGCCGCTGTTCCCTTCTTTCATATGTCAGGATCGGATTTTGTGGAAATGTTTGTAGGAGTTGGAGCCAGTCGTGTCCGCGATTTGTTTGAACAGGGGCGCAAGAATGCACCGTGTATACTGTTTATAGATGAAATTGATGCCGTTGGTCGAACCAGAGGTGCCGGTTACGGAGGGGGCCATGATGAGCGGGAGCAGACTCTCAATCAGCTCCTTGTAGAAATGGATGGTTTTAATACTGAATCTGCTGTCATTATCATTGCTGCCACAAATCGTCCGGATGTACTTGATCCTGCTCTGCTTCGTCCTGGACGATTTGACCGTCAGGTTGTGGTTGACATGCCGGACGTGAAAGAAAGGGAATCCATCATTAAAATTCATGCCAGGCGGATTTGTCTTTCTCCCGATGTAGATTTATTGGTTGTTGCCAGGGCCACACCGGGTAGTTCCGGGGCCAATCTTGCCAATCTTGTAAATGAAGCGGCTCTATTTGCCGCCCGCAGGGGGTCCAAAGTCGTTGAACATCAGGATTTTGAGGAAGCCCGGGATAAAGTCATGATGGGAGTGGCCAGAAAATCCAGAATCATGACAGCCCATGAACGGGAAATGACGGCCTATCATGAAGCTGGTCATACACTTCTGCATTATTTTCTGGAGTTCGCTGATCCTGTTCATAAGGTGACAATTATTCCCCGCGGGAGATCCCTGGGGGTCACTTTTTCTCTGCCGGAACAGGATCAGTTCTCTATAAGCCGGTCGTGGATTGAAGATCGTATATGTATATGTTACGGTGGCTATGTGGCTGAAGAAATTATTTATCATGTGACTACCACGGGAGCCAAGAATGATATTGATCAGGCAACTGCTTTGGCAAAAAAAATGGTGTGTGAGTGGGGTATGAGCAGCAAAATCGGACCTATTGCACTGGGAAATGATGATGAACCGATTTTTATCGGGAAAGAGATTGCTCAACATAAGGATTATTCAGATGAAACAGCCTCCCTCATTGACAGTGAAGTCAGAAGGATACTGAACGTTAATCTTGGCCGGGCTCGAACCGTAATTCAGGAGAATAAAAATAAACTTGAAACAATCACACGTAATCTGCTTGAGGAAGAAACTCTTGACGATCGTCAGATCAGAAAACTTCTCGGTCCGGAATTCACAAAAAATGAAGCGTAA